The DNA window TTCGACCGTGATGGTCCTGGCCAGCCCGGGCACGCCCAGGCCGGAGACGACCGCGGCCGGCGCCTCGGGCGAGGCGGCGACCAAAAAGACGCTCGGCGCGCCGGCGAAAGCCACCTTTTCGGTATTCATCCACAGGACGCCGAGCACCCGGGCCTTCTGCTTCATGCGGAAGGTTTCGGGCTCGCCGGCCAGGCGCACCACGACCTGGCTCCCGGCCGGGACGTCGCCGGTCACGGTCAGGTCCGTGCCGTTGTAGAGCGAATTGATGGCCACGGCCTGGGGGGCCAGGGTCAGGGGCGGCAGCGACGCGGCCCGGGCCGGGGCGGCCAGGGCGGCCGTCAGGCCCACGGCCAGGGCAAGGGCGGACAGGCGGCGCATGCTAGTGTCCTCCGATGGCCGCAAGCAGCACGCTCGGCCGGGCCAGCAGTTCGTAGAGCATCTTGAACATGACCAGCAGCACGATGCCGGCCAGGTAGATCTTCAGTTGGTCGCCGTGGAGTTTTCGGCCGATGCGCGCCCCGAACTGGGCGCCGATGGCCGAACCGATCAGAAGCAGCAGGGCCAGCACGAAGTCCACGGTGTGGTTTTCGGCCGCCTGCATGATGGTGACGTTGATGCAGGTGAAAAGGACCTGGAACAGGCTCGTGCCCACGACCACGTGCATGGGCATGCGCAGCATGTAGACCATGACCGGGACCATGATAAATCCGCCGCCCACGCCCATGATGGCCGACAGCACGCCGACCAGGCCGCCGAAGAAAAGCGGCGTCAGGGCCGACTGGCGGATGCCCGAGCGGGGGAAGTCCATCTGGAAGGGCAGGCCGGCCATGAAGGCGGCGTAGCCCGAGGCTTTCGCCGGGGCGGCCTTGGCCGGGGCCGGTTTCTTGGCCTTTCTCATGGAACTGAGGGACTCGAAGAACATGTAGGAGCCCACGCCGCCGAGCATGAGCACGTAGGTGATGGCGATGCAGAAATCGGCGTTGCCCATGGCCCGCAATATCTTGATGAGCTGCACGCCCACGGTGCCGCCGAGCACGCCGCCGACGAGCAGCAAAACGCCCATCTTGACGTCGACGTTGCCCAGGCGCAAATGGATCAGCGTGCCCGAGGTGGAGGCCCCGACGATCTGGTTGGAGTCCGAGGCCGCGGCCACGGTGGCCGGAATGCCCATCATCATGAGCAGCGGGGTCATCAGGAACCCGCCGCCCACGCCGAAAATGCCCGACAGCAGGCCCACCCCGCCGCCAAGGCCCAGCACGGCCAGGATGTTCACCGAATTGCCGGCGATGGGCAGGTACAGGGTCATGGGGATGCTCATGTCGCCTCACCTTTCGCTTGTGTCTCGTTTGGCTCCCGGCGCGGGGTCACAAGCTCCACCCGGCAGGAGACGCCATGCAGGATGCGCCGCAGGGATTGGGCCTCCCGCTCCGATGCGCGCCCTTCCCCCTCGGCCGATTCCGACACCAGGAGCGTGATCTTGCGATCACGAGCGAACCGGATCACCTCTTCCTCGAAGTCCCCTTCGGTCACGAAGTATTCGATGCCGACGCCCTCTTCCCGAGCCCGCTGCACCAGCAGGCGCACCCGCCGACGGTCGTCGGCCTCGGCCAGGGGCGGCGCGCCCCGGACGGTTTCCCCGGGCCGTTCGGTCACGAACAGCACATGGACCCTGGCCTCGATGCGCCTGGCCAGGGAGAGCGCCCGGGTGAGGGCGGCGAAGGCCCCGTGACGGGACGTCATGCCGACAAGTATGCGTTCCATGGGTTTCTCGGCCCTGGCCAAAGCAACCGGCGGGCCAAAAGGGCTGGATGGCGCAAGGGGCCAGGATCACGGGGATTGTGCCCATGGCGGCCCCTCCGGGCAGGGGGCGGTGTTCCAGATTGAAATGTTCCTGGCCAAGGCGGCCGCCACATGTTTCACTCTGGGACGCCCGGGGCCGGGGGATTGGGAAAAAACGCGCGATGGCGGGCCGGCGGGATTGGAATGGCCTTTGCTGCCGTGGGGCAACGGCAAAAGCCCGGCCGCCGGCGCATGGGGCGCGGCGGCCGGGAAAAAAGGATGACCGGCATGTTGCGCACCATCCGTTCCAAAATGCTCTTCGTGTTCGCGGCGAGCCTTTTCACCGTGACCGCCCTGGCCGGGCTGCACCTCGGCAGCCTGTCGGCGCTGCGGGAACGCTACCTGGTCAGCGAACGCATCGAGGAGCTGCAAAGCGACATCCTGGAGGTGCGCCGCTTCGAGAAGAACTATCTGCTCTACCACGACGCGGGCAGCCTTCGCGAGGGGCTGGACTACCTCGACGCCGTGGACCGGCTGGCCGGGGGCCTGACCGGCGGCATGGACCAGGAACTGGGGCCGGCGGCCTCCCGCGAATTCCTGGGCGACCTGACCGCCTACCGGGCGGCCCTGTCCGCCCTGCCCCAGGCCGGCATCCCCGAAACGGCCGCGACCGAAGCCGTGCGCACCAAGGGCAAGGCCCTGACCGATTTCGCCACCCGGCTGCTTTCGGACAAGCGCCGGCGCATCCACGAGACCATCAACCGCTCCCTGGCCCTGCCCTTCGCCTTTGCCGGGGTGTTCCTGGCCCTGACCGTTGCCGTTGTGGCCCTGGTGTCCACCCGGGTGCTGCGGCCCTTGACCCTTCTGCGCCAAACCACCCGGCGCGTGGGCGAAGGCGACTTCCGGCCCGTTCCGGTGCGCGAGGGCCTAAGCGACGAGATCGCCGGGCTGCTGGGGGCCTTCAACCTCATGGCCCACCAGCTCGAAGCCAACCAGGAACATCTGCTGCAAGCCCGCAAGATGGCGGCCCTTGGCACCTTCACCGCCGGCGTGGCCCACGAGCTCAACAACCCCATCAACAACATCACGCTGACCGTGGACGCCCTGCGCGAAGACCACGCGGAAAGCCTCGACGCCCAGGGCCGGGAGCTCCTCGACGACATCACCGCCCAGGCCGACCGGGCGGCGGACATCGTGCGCAACCTCCTCGATTTCTCCCGCACCGAGCGTCCGCCCCTGGTCGACCTGTCGCCCCTGGAGGTGGCGGCCAGCAGCGCCTCCCTGGTCAAGAACCAGATGCAGGCCGCAGGCATCGCCTTCACCCTGGACGTGCCGGCCGCGCTGGCACCCGTTCGCGGCGACCTGCGCAGCCTCCAGCAGGTGCTGGTCAACATCCTGCAAAACGCCGCCCAGGCCACGCCCCGGGGCGGCACGGTGCGCCTTCGCGTGGCGGCCGGGCCGGACGGCGAAACCGCCTTCACCGTGGACGACTCCGGCCCGGGCGTGCCGGACGAGGTCCGGGAGCACATTTTCGAGCCCTTCTACACCACCAAGGGTGTGGGCAAGGGCACGGGGCTGGGGCTGGCCGTGGCCTATTCCCTGACCAAGCGCCACGGGGGACGGCTCGAGGTGGACGCCTCGCCCCTGGGCGGCGCGGCCTTCACCGTCCGGCTGCCCGGCGTCCCCCGCCCGCCCGCCGGATCGGCCCCGGCAACCTCCGCGCCCGGCCCGAAAATCGCCCAGGAGCCCGCATCGTGAACGCCCGCATCGCCGTGGTGGACGACGAGACCATCGTCTGCAACCGCGTAAGCCGCGCCCTGGCCAAGGACGGGGCCGAGGTCGAGGCCTTCACCGAGGGCCGGGCCTTCCTGGCCCGCCACGGCGAAGCGCCCTTCGACCTGGTGTTTCTGGATTTGATGCTGCCCGACGGCGACGGCGTGTCCCTCATCCCGGCCGTGAAGTCCGTCTCGCCGGCCACGGAAGTGGTGGTCGTCACCGGCTTCGGCACCATCGAGACGGCCATCGCCGCCGTCAAGGAGGGGGCCTTCCACTACGCCCAGAAGCCGGTCAAGCTGGCCGAGGTCCGCCATTTGGCCGCCACGGCCCTGGAGCGGGCGGCGCTTCGGCGCGAAAACACGGCCCTGCGCCGGGCCCTTCGCGGCGCGCCGGGCGAGCGCCCCATCATCGGCGTCTCGCCGGCCATCCGCAAGGTCTTCGCCCTCATCGACAAGGTGGCGCCGGTGGACTGCAACGTGCTGATCCTCGGCGGCAGCGGCACGGGCAAGGAACTCGTGGCCCGGGCCCTGCACCGCCAAAGCCCCAGGCGGGACCGGCCGTTCGTGTCGTTTAACTGCGGGGCGTTCAGCGAGGAGCTCATCAGCAGCGAGCTGTTCGGGTACGAAAGAGGGTCGTTCACCGGGGCCGCGGCCACCAAGATCGGGCTTCTGGAATCGGCCGGCGGCGGCACGGTCTTTCTCGACGAGATCGGCGAGATGCCGCTGCCCATGCAGGTCAAGCTCCTGCGGGCCATCCAGGAGCGGCGCATCCGGCGCGTGGGCGGCACCCGGCCCATCGACCTCGACATCCGGGTCGTGGCCGCGACGAACAAGGACCTCAAGCACGAGGCCGCCTCGGGCGCCTTTCGCGAGGACCTCTACTTCCGCCTCAACGTGGTGACCATCCACCTGCCCCGCCTGGACGAACGCCGCGAGGACATCGCCCCCCTGGCCGCCTTTTTCCTGGAGAAGTACAGCCTGGCCTTCCGCAAGGCCGTGACGTCCATCGAGCCCGAGGCCATGCGGATCCTGCACGCCTACAGCTATCCGGGCAACGTGCGCGAGCTGGAAAACATCGTCGAGCGCGGCGTGGCCCTGGCCGAAAGCGACACGTTGCGCGTCAAGGACCTGCCGCCGGACTTGCGCCAGTTGGACTTCGATTCCGTCGAAGGCGAGGGGCTGGTTTCCCTGGAGGAGATGGAGCGGCGCTACATCGCCAAAGTCCTGGAGCGCACGGGCTACAACAAGGGCCTGACGGCGCAGATCCTCGACGTGCCGCGCACGACCCTGTGGCGCAAGCTCAAGCAGTACGGCCTGGACTGACGGCCCGGGCCGGGGCGAAGGGCCGGGCGGGCGTCCAGGGGACCGGGGCCGGGCCGCGACGGCCCGGCCCCCGCGACCGCCTTGGCGCAGCCCCGCGACGCGTCTACACCTCGATATCCACCACCCGGCGCTCGGCCACCACCTTCTTGATGAAGTCCACGACTTCGAGGTGCAGGGGGTGCACGGCGTAGGCCTGCAGGTCCTCCTTGGAATCGAAGGTGGTGTAGAGCACGATGTCCGTCGGCGGCACCGAAGCGAAGATGTCGCCCCCGATGGCCACTTCGAGTTCCCGGGCCAGGGGCAGCCTGGCCG is part of the Solidesulfovibrio sp. genome and encodes:
- a CDS encoding HAMP domain-containing sensor histidine kinase; its protein translation is MLRTIRSKMLFVFAASLFTVTALAGLHLGSLSALRERYLVSERIEELQSDILEVRRFEKNYLLYHDAGSLREGLDYLDAVDRLAGGLTGGMDQELGPAASREFLGDLTAYRAALSALPQAGIPETAATEAVRTKGKALTDFATRLLSDKRRRIHETINRSLALPFAFAGVFLALTVAVVALVSTRVLRPLTLLRQTTRRVGEGDFRPVPVREGLSDEIAGLLGAFNLMAHQLEANQEHLLQARKMAALGTFTAGVAHELNNPINNITLTVDALREDHAESLDAQGRELLDDITAQADRAADIVRNLLDFSRTERPPLVDLSPLEVAASSASLVKNQMQAAGIAFTLDVPAALAPVRGDLRSLQQVLVNILQNAAQATPRGGTVRLRVAAGPDGETAFTVDDSGPGVPDEVREHIFEPFYTTKGVGKGTGLGLAVAYSLTKRHGGRLEVDASPLGGAAFTVRLPGVPRPPAGSAPATSAPGPKIAQEPAS
- a CDS encoding sigma-54 dependent transcriptional regulator; protein product: MNARIAVVDDETIVCNRVSRALAKDGAEVEAFTEGRAFLARHGEAPFDLVFLDLMLPDGDGVSLIPAVKSVSPATEVVVVTGFGTIETAIAAVKEGAFHYAQKPVKLAEVRHLAATALERAALRRENTALRRALRGAPGERPIIGVSPAIRKVFALIDKVAPVDCNVLILGGSGTGKELVARALHRQSPRRDRPFVSFNCGAFSEELISSELFGYERGSFTGAAATKIGLLESAGGGTVFLDEIGEMPLPMQVKLLRAIQERRIRRVGGTRPIDLDIRVVAATNKDLKHEAASGAFREDLYFRLNVVTIHLPRLDERREDIAPLAAFFLEKYSLAFRKAVTSIEPEAMRILHAYSYPGNVRELENIVERGVALAESDTLRVKDLPPDLRQLDFDSVEGEGLVSLEEMERRYIAKVLERTGYNKGLTAQILDVPRTTLWRKLKQYGLD
- a CDS encoding universal stress protein, with protein sequence MERILVGMTSRHGAFAALTRALSLARRIEARVHVLFVTERPGETVRGAPPLAEADDRRRVRLLVQRAREEGVGIEYFVTEGDFEEEVIRFARDRKITLLVSESAEGEGRASEREAQSLRRILHGVSCRVELVTPRREPNETQAKGEAT
- a CDS encoding TIGR02186 family protein is translated as MRRLSALALAVGLTAALAAPARAASLPPLTLAPQAVAINSLYNGTDLTVTGDVPAGSQVVVRLAGEPETFRMKQKARVLGVLWMNTEKVAFAGAPSVFLVAASPEAPAAVVSGLGVPGLARTITVESNDPDKAALLAEFLKFQQAEQLYLENAGQVTLGPDAGDTRPFTAVLRLPSRLSPGAYAVEVLALDNGAVAARGQATMTASFVGAPAFLADMAFGHGALYGILASIIAILGGLVIGQLFSGSKSGAH
- a CDS encoding sulfite exporter TauE/SafE family protein, which encodes MSIPMTLYLPIAGNSVNILAVLGLGGGVGLLSGIFGVGGGFLMTPLLMMMGIPATVAAASDSNQIVGASTSGTLIHLRLGNVDVKMGVLLLVGGVLGGTVGVQLIKILRAMGNADFCIAITYVLMLGGVGSYMFFESLSSMRKAKKPAPAKAAPAKASGYAAFMAGLPFQMDFPRSGIRQSALTPLFFGGLVGVLSAIMGVGGGFIMVPVMVYMLRMPMHVVVGTSLFQVLFTCINVTIMQAAENHTVDFVLALLLLIGSAIGAQFGARIGRKLHGDQLKIYLAGIVLLVMFKMLYELLARPSVLLAAIGGH
- a CDS encoding Dabb family protein — translated: MIKHIVMWTLKDEAEGRDKAANAAEMKARLLALPARLPLARELEVAIGGDIFASVPPTDIVLYTTFDSKEDLQAYAVHPLHLEVVDFIKKVVAERRVVDIEV